In Papaver somniferum cultivar HN1 chromosome 1, ASM357369v1, whole genome shotgun sequence, a genomic segment contains:
- the LOC113346745 gene encoding uncharacterized protein LOC113346745 encodes MVNLRRGKKKEKKKPEKEKERNEVEDNYAKRDIKVKVMNTVMSFEFKGLARTDMGLLQLKEKIKPLIRLQPNEEVDLIWYSDPCLPDSLLTEEEFWRFWDNAEVHENWTTLHMQVIIPHEYSEGLTEAASVVEDDQYVVQLPNEEPDECHPEQDLENFNCGYDNEEQHAKDYEEFLKKAADGGLADNFDDPNFGEVEVDNDNEEDHYVDIVSSDGEDEGGQEQAKPGGPECNATHQFNGPQANEPCPTTEFEKEYAEHFRQEEEEDLFQEEIGEEFNPTKLVVGTKYVDKNEFKKHVRHFCVMNGHEFVWNKCDNKQQRAVCVNCEKTECKFFIYGIKRKGEGDTFTLKGYNIEHNHQGRGDGYNRSAIPPYVADWYMEKRRETGCDAEIPCPYDLAAQFKRDTKVTIAYHTAWRARVMVLEKLYGSYEKSYQQVPNFCEMVKRRNPGSHCSFSYGTLDNTFLSLTISFAPAIKGWKAGCRRVIGLDACHLNGKSGWPEWLSYARYNGV; translated from the exons ATGGTGAATCTAAGGCGtggaaagaagaaggagaagaagaaaccagaaaaagaaaaggaaag AAATGAAGTTGAAGACAATTATGCTAAGAGAGACATAAAGGTGAAGGTTATGAACACTGTGATGAGTTTTGAATTCAAAGGGTTGGCTAGAACAGATATGGGTCTCCTTCAATTGAAAGAAAAGATCAAGCCCCTAATTAGATTGCAACCTAATGAGGAAGTGGATTTAATATGGTATAGTGACCCCTGTTTACCAGATTCATTGCTTACTGAAGAAGAATTTTGGAGGTTTTGGGATAATGCAGAAGTACATGAGAATTGGACTACACTGCATATGCAAGTTATCATTCCACATGAGTATTCAGAAGGGTTAACAGAG GCAGCAAGCGTTGTTGAGGATGATCAGTATGTTGTACAACTTCCAAATGAAGAACCTGATGAGTGTCACCCTGAGCAGGATTTAGAAAACTTCAACTGTGGGTATGATAATGAAGAACAACATGCAAAGGACTATGAGGAATTTTTGAAAAAGGCTGCGGATGGTGGCTTGGCAGATAATTTTGATGATCCTAACTTTGGTGAGGTGGAGGTTGATAATGACAATGAAG AGGATCATTATGTGGATATAGTGAGTtctgatggagaagatgaag gtGGACAAGAACAAGCTAAACCAGGTGGGCCTGAATGTAATGCAACTCACCAGTTTAATGGACCTCAAGCTAATGAGCCCTGTCCCACAACAGAGTTTGAGAAAGAATATGCAGAGCACTTTAggcaagaagaagaggaagacttGTTCCAAGAGGAGATAGGTGAGGAATTTAATCCTACTAAACTTGTAGTTGGTACCAAATATGTAGATAAAAATGAATTTAAGAAACATGTTAGGCATTTCTGTGTAATGAATGGACATGAATTTGTATGGAATAAATGTGATAATAAGCAACAAAGAGCAGTATGTGTTAATTGTGAGAAGACGGAATGTAAGTTCTTTATATATGGCATCAAGCGAAAAGGTGAAGGAGACACCTTTACACTCAAAGGGTATAATATAGAACACAACCACCAAGGTCGTGGAGATGGGTACAACAGAAGTGCAATTCCTCCTTATGTAGCTGATTGGTACATGGAAAAAAGAAGGGAGACAGGTTGTGATGCAGAAATACCTTGTCCATATGACTTAGCAGCACAATTTAAAAGGGACACAAAGGTCACCATTGCATACCATACTGCATGGAGGGCAAGGGTTATGGTGTTGGAGAAGCTATATGGGAGTTATGAGAAGAGTTACCAACAAGTTCCTAACTTTTGTGAAATGGTTAAG AGGAGAAACCCAGGAAGCCATTGTTCTTTCTCATATGGCACTCTAGACAATACGTTCCTTTCTTTAACCATATCATTTGCTCCTGCAATAAAGGGGTGGAAGGCTGGCTGTAGAAGGGTCATTGGCTTGGATGCTTGTCACTTGAATGGAAA GTCTGGATGGCCAGAATGGCTTAGTTATGCTAGGTATAATGGTGTGTAG